One window of the Triticum dicoccoides isolate Atlit2015 ecotype Zavitan chromosome 3B, WEW_v2.0, whole genome shotgun sequence genome contains the following:
- the LOC119277349 gene encoding F-box protein At4g18380-like: MHPKARIHADPAAPELDRIDCLPDSLVLLILNKLEDVHSLGRCAAVSKRFNDLVPLVHDVYVKIDRVVAVDGDPDDALNLSSAKPRHIFSHLFKLMLFTIAKPFHSMRGPGGAGGRPLFPRLAQHSPVQVLRGFSHVRNLRVELPSGDVGTEEGVLLKWRARYGSTLQSCVILGGTLVDRKPAGHEPSAEDGGSMPESFYTNGGLKLRVVWTISSLIAASTRHYLLRSIIKEHPTLRSLVLADADGQGTLCMGAEQLAEFRENRLSASACSNRTQVPACSMKLKYAPYLELPGGLGLQGATLVVIKPSGDGAGGCHVGRKETDAFVSGAFDGPFRFAAKALMKRRTYLLEMNGF, encoded by the coding sequence ATGCATCCCAAGGCTCGCATCCACGCGGACCCGGCGGCTCCGGAGCTAGACCGGATCGACTGCCTGCCGGACTCGCTCGTCCTGCTCATCCTCAACAAGCTGGAGGACGTGCACTCGCTCGGCCGCTGCGCCGCCGTGTCCAAGCGCTTCAACGACCTGGTCCCGCTCGTCCACGACGTGTACGTCAAGATCGACCGCGTCGTCGCCGTGGACGGCGACCCCGACGACGCGCTCAACCTGTCGTCCGCCAAGCCCCGGCACATCTTCTCCCACCTCTTCAAGCTCATGCTCTTCACCATCGCCAAGCCGTTTCACAGCATGCGCGGcccgggcggcgcgggcggcaggCCTCTGTTCCCGCGGCTCGCGCAGCACTCGCCCGTGCAGGTGCTGAGGGGCTTCTCCCACGTCCGGAACCTCCGGGTGGAGCTCCCCTCGGGGGACGTCGGGACGGAGGAGGGCGTCCTGCTCAAGTGGCGGGCCAGGTATGGCAGCACGCTCCAGAGCTGCGTGATCCTTGGCGGCACCCTGGTCGACCGCAAGCCCGCCGGGCACGAGCCGTCGGCGGAGGACGGCGGGAGCATGCCGGAGTCCTTCTACACCAACGGCGGGCTGAAGCTCCGCGTGGTGTGGACCATCAGCTCCCTGATCGCCGCGTCGACGCGGCACTACCTCCTCCGGTCGATCATCAAGGAGCATCCGACGCTGCGAAGCCTGGTGTTGGCGGACGCCGACGGGCAGGGGACGCTGTGCATGGGGGCGGAGCAGCTCGCGGAGTTCAGGGAGAACCGGCTGTCGGCCTCGGCGTGCTCCAACAGGACGCAGGTCCCGGCGTGCAGCATGAAGCTCAAGTACGCGCCGTACCTCGAGCTGCCCGGCGGCCTGGGGCTGCAGGGCGCGACCCTGGTCGTCATCAAGCCCTCCGGCGATGGGGCTGGTGGCTGTCACGTTGGCCGGAAGGAGACTGATGCTTTTGTCTCGGGCGCGTTCGATGGGCCTTTCAGGTTCGCGGCCAAGGCGCTGATGAAGCGGCGCACCTATCTGCTGGAGATGAACGGGTTCTAG